A genomic window from Halogeometricum borinquense DSM 11551 includes:
- a CDS encoding ATP-binding protein DrrA1-3 family domain-containing protein, whose translation MTIDSVSAIREQTGATIELSVELAEARDDVRQAISEIEGVENVAASETELQIVCDSSTKSTVLNMLVRHGVEVVDFTASEPDLTDAFRELTFS comes from the coding sequence GTGACTATCGACAGCGTCTCGGCAATCCGTGAGCAGACTGGTGCCACGATTGAACTTTCAGTCGAACTGGCCGAAGCGCGAGACGACGTCCGGCAGGCCATCTCGGAGATTGAAGGTGTCGAAAACGTGGCCGCCTCCGAAACGGAATTACAGATCGTCTGCGACTCCTCAACGAAATCCACGGTACTCAACATGCTGGTGCGACACGGAGTAGAAGTCGTGGACTTCACCGCAAGCGAACCGGATCTCACCGACGCATTTCGAGAATTGACATTCTCTTGA
- the pyk gene encoding pyruvate kinase, producing the protein MRNAKIVCTLGPASDDQATIRALSDAGMSVARLNASHGTPEHRAEVIDRIRTVDDATTEPLAAMVDLQGPEVRTAPIDEPIHLDTGSEVRFIEGDEATPAEVGVSHPIDAAEKGDTILLDDGRIEATVERVEGGAVVAYIDSGGELGSRKGVNLPGVKLDIDLITEGDRRELEVAAEKNADFVAASFVRSAEDVYTISDALENLGADIPVVAKIERAGAVENLEEIIEASYGVMVARGDLGVEMPLEEVPIIQKRIIRRCHATGTPVITATEMLDSMVHSRRPTRAEASDVANAVLDGTDAVMLSGETAIGDNPVRVVETMDSIVRQVESSPEYGENQEQHVPVAEDDSRTEALARSARYLSRDVNASAIVAASESGYTARKTAKFRPGVPVVATTPNDRVRRQLALSWGVIPKYADYRAGIDDIMDDAVDAALDADVADSGDTLVVLSGMMTELEGTNTTNMLKVHVAAEAVATGRKVVGGRISGPLAITSDGDLSDVPDGALLALPAEFDGEFHGDAKKLGGIIDARPGMTGYPALVARELDLPMVSGAPLPESIEPGTELTLHAERGVVYEGNVLKHESTRDP; encoded by the coding sequence ATGAGAAATGCGAAAATCGTCTGTACGCTCGGACCGGCGTCCGACGACCAGGCGACGATTCGGGCGCTCTCCGACGCAGGGATGAGCGTTGCCCGTCTGAACGCCAGTCACGGCACGCCGGAGCACAGAGCCGAGGTCATCGACCGCATTCGAACGGTTGACGACGCTACCACGGAACCACTCGCCGCGATGGTGGATCTACAGGGTCCCGAAGTGCGGACCGCACCCATCGACGAACCGATCCACCTCGACACGGGGAGCGAAGTCCGATTCATCGAAGGCGACGAGGCAACGCCAGCGGAAGTCGGCGTCTCTCACCCCATCGATGCCGCCGAGAAGGGCGATACGATCCTCCTCGACGACGGACGCATCGAGGCCACCGTCGAACGCGTCGAGGGCGGCGCGGTCGTCGCCTACATCGACTCGGGCGGCGAACTCGGCAGTCGCAAGGGCGTCAACCTGCCGGGCGTCAAACTCGATATCGACCTCATCACCGAGGGCGACCGGCGCGAACTCGAAGTCGCCGCCGAGAAGAACGCAGACTTCGTGGCCGCCTCGTTCGTCCGCTCTGCGGAAGACGTGTACACGATCAGCGACGCACTGGAGAACCTCGGCGCTGACATCCCCGTCGTGGCGAAAATCGAACGCGCGGGTGCCGTCGAGAACCTCGAAGAGATCATCGAGGCATCCTACGGCGTGATGGTCGCCCGCGGTGACCTCGGTGTCGAGATGCCGCTCGAAGAAGTTCCGATCATTCAAAAGCGCATCATCCGCCGGTGTCACGCGACGGGCACGCCCGTGATCACCGCCACGGAGATGCTCGACTCGATGGTTCACTCGCGGCGACCGACCCGCGCAGAGGCCTCTGACGTTGCCAACGCCGTCCTCGACGGTACCGACGCCGTGATGCTCTCCGGCGAGACGGCCATCGGTGACAATCCCGTCCGCGTCGTAGAGACGATGGACAGCATCGTCCGACAGGTCGAATCCAGTCCCGAGTACGGAGAGAATCAAGAGCAACACGTCCCGGTCGCCGAAGACGACTCCCGGACGGAAGCGCTCGCACGCTCCGCGCGGTATCTCTCCCGTGACGTGAACGCCAGCGCGATTGTCGCCGCTTCCGAGTCGGGGTACACCGCACGGAAGACCGCGAAGTTCCGCCCCGGCGTTCCCGTCGTCGCCACGACACCGAACGACCGCGTGCGCCGTCAACTCGCGCTCTCGTGGGGTGTCATCCCCAAGTACGCCGACTACCGCGCCGGTATCGACGATATCATGGACGACGCCGTTGACGCCGCTCTCGACGCCGACGTAGCCGACTCGGGCGATACGCTCGTCGTCCTTTCGGGGATGATGACCGAATTAGAAGGGACGAACACGACGAACATGCTCAAAGTCCACGTCGCCGCGGAGGCCGTCGCCACCGGACGGAAGGTGGTCGGCGGACGCATCTCCGGACCGCTGGCGATCACGTCTGACGGCGACCTCTCGGACGTTCCCGACGGAGCGCTTCTCGCCCTCCCCGCAGAATTCGACGGCGAGTTCCACGGTGATGCGAAGAAACTCGGCGGAATCATCGATGCACGCCCCGGCATGACCGGCTATCCGGCCCTCGTCGCCCGTGAACTCGATCTTCCGATGGTTTCGGGCGCACCGCTCCCCGAGAGCATCGAACCCGGAACCGAACTCACTCTCCACGCCGAACGTGGCGTCGTCTACGAGGGCAACGTCCTCAAGCACGAATCCACGCGCGATCCGTAG
- a CDS encoding DUF7312 domain-containing protein, protein MDTRDDVENRRDDPSDSNRPDSAGGRSEPDGVAVEDALEDERPELGPLEPGTPTAENVLFVILGALATVLLFVTAF, encoded by the coding sequence ATGGATACCCGCGACGATGTCGAAAACCGCCGGGACGACCCCAGCGATTCGAACCGGCCCGATAGCGCCGGGGGACGGAGCGAACCGGACGGGGTGGCTGTCGAAGACGCGCTCGAAGACGAGCGACCGGAACTCGGCCCGCTCGAACCCGGGACACCGACTGCGGAAAACGTTCTCTTCGTGATCCTCGGTGCGCTCGCCACCGTTCTCCTGTTCGTAACCGCGTTCTGA
- a CDS encoding DUF7282 domain-containing protein, with product MQSIRTLTALAAVVLLVTAGPAPAFALSPDEHAHSSVEVDASAQSTFAQTDDSASGSFGSGDITVTRGDEVTFTVSHSGPANVTIGGPNNGLNLRIHLGGSGSSEITIDTYATNKNASEFVDGGSPELLSGKLSKPLEPADYFMNVSVGGDERDVTTLTVEPRGEMSAESLIAPSTVSPPASSSGKEGDADLGDLGGVLSSDNRLAPGEYAVMKVHESSLETSLNAEALSGNDASNGIKLNVTQTNPGPNRDPREYVATADPEANVTVLPQFEQDTVYFVLDTSKLPVQKQSEWNKYKMRLALTEENSLVDEDTVVAETAFQLDKPKVTLSPVNDSVHYPWDPDTFTVRGTTTRAPNTTLEVRLRSPKPDAFLLIEDATVDANREYEATFDLSDVTRGVNATLWTEDVRSGDQFFLKTAQEVSLVAPNASVRFENQSSDGAQVSLSHVEVPEGGFVRIHDAKGNGVGRSDYLAPGRYENVSAELSLPLYNEQTLRAELVTDDGDEAYSENDTEYRRSDWVVNDTARIEFGAPPTETPTTQTQTATPTPTPTPTPTATPYPVQTEEPLEPSGESTGTGIPLSPAVAVVALLAAAGLLVRRTEGEKDE from the coding sequence ATGCAATCGATACGCACTCTCACGGCGTTGGCCGCAGTAGTACTGCTCGTCACCGCCGGACCTGCCCCCGCATTCGCCCTCTCGCCCGATGAGCACGCGCACTCGTCTGTCGAGGTGGACGCGTCCGCACAGTCTACGTTCGCACAAACGGACGACTCTGCCTCCGGGTCGTTCGGTAGTGGCGACATAACCGTCACTCGCGGCGACGAAGTGACGTTCACCGTCAGCCACTCCGGACCCGCGAACGTCACCATCGGCGGCCCGAACAACGGACTCAACCTCCGCATCCATCTCGGTGGGAGTGGAAGTTCTGAGATTACGATCGACACGTACGCGACGAATAAGAACGCAAGCGAGTTTGTCGATGGCGGGTCTCCTGAACTGCTGTCTGGAAAGCTGTCGAAACCGCTCGAACCGGCCGACTACTTCATGAACGTCAGCGTGGGTGGCGACGAACGCGACGTGACGACGCTCACGGTCGAACCGCGCGGTGAGATGTCTGCCGAGTCGCTCATCGCCCCCTCGACAGTTTCCCCGCCAGCATCTTCATCGGGCAAAGAAGGGGATGCAGACCTCGGTGACCTTGGGGGAGTTCTATCCAGCGACAATCGTCTCGCCCCCGGAGAGTACGCCGTGATGAAAGTCCACGAGTCTAGCTTGGAAACGTCGCTGAACGCCGAAGCGCTGTCCGGTAACGACGCGTCCAACGGGATCAAGTTGAACGTCACGCAGACCAATCCCGGCCCGAACCGAGACCCGAGGGAGTACGTCGCCACCGCGGATCCTGAAGCGAACGTCACTGTCCTCCCGCAGTTCGAACAAGACACGGTGTACTTCGTCTTAGACACCTCGAAACTCCCCGTTCAAAAGCAGAGCGAGTGGAACAAGTACAAGATGCGCTTGGCGCTCACCGAGGAGAACAGTCTGGTCGATGAGGACACAGTCGTCGCCGAGACGGCGTTCCAACTCGACAAGCCGAAAGTGACGCTGTCGCCGGTGAATGATTCGGTCCACTACCCGTGGGACCCCGACACGTTCACCGTCCGCGGGACGACGACGCGTGCGCCGAACACGACGCTCGAAGTGCGTCTGCGGTCGCCGAAACCCGATGCGTTCCTCCTCATCGAGGACGCGACGGTGGATGCAAACCGGGAGTACGAGGCGACGTTCGACCTGAGTGACGTGACTCGCGGCGTGAACGCGACGCTCTGGACGGAGGACGTGCGTTCCGGCGACCAGTTCTTCTTGAAGACCGCACAGGAGGTATCACTCGTCGCACCGAACGCGTCCGTCCGGTTCGAGAATCAATCCTCGGACGGTGCGCAGGTGTCGCTGTCTCATGTTGAAGTGCCCGAAGGCGGATTCGTCCGCATTCACGACGCCAAAGGCAACGGAGTCGGCCGCTCGGACTACCTCGCTCCGGGGCGATACGAGAACGTGAGCGCAGAGTTGTCGCTTCCGCTGTACAACGAGCAGACGCTCCGTGCCGAACTCGTGACCGACGACGGCGACGAGGCGTACTCCGAGAACGACACCGAGTACCGACGGTCCGACTGGGTCGTAAACGACACCGCGCGCATCGAGTTCGGTGCGCCGCCGACGGAGACACCGACCACTCAAACGCAGACGGCGACACCGACGCCCACCCCGACGCCGACGCCTACCGCGACGCCCTACCCCGTACAGACGGAGGAACCGTTGGAACCCTCCGGGGAGTCCACCGGGACGGGGATTCCGTTGTCACCGGCAGTGGCCGTCGTCGCACTCTTGGCGGCCGCCGGACTCCTCGTCCGCCGAACTGAGGGGGAGAAAGACGAATGA
- a CDS encoding restriction endonuclease has protein sequence MDKLPELEPDAFVSFLEDLWNERGWDTSVKQRPDETFFIIGKRGDGKRGVLYVFPTVESHVKEKHMKQFVGFCRKKGIDVGVVATQGAYADPSRQIAESKGIHLLDRETLAGTVKEGGFEDILAEYTGGSGGPIGAVLATLQSYGVPVPDTLPFDLPSFDTQDIIARLPIGDDADASGEGESVGEPQQGGFDSSTDGDGDSESSLPGPLTSIPRPNIVLPVALLLLIVFLVGSAVGPTLGLPVIGGGSGGTSGDAVSVSALSTAGANATAEVRWNSRTTKTLTVNGTTYTAPENETFVLVRMNVTNHNESPMSFGQSSLALEVAGERYGYQPLNGTTGFAEGGLFAPNDPREVWLAFTVPKDATSGTLVLRDADLAVRFVHDSSIEPEATEPSP, from the coding sequence ATGGATAAACTACCGGAACTCGAACCGGACGCGTTCGTCTCATTCCTTGAGGATCTGTGGAACGAGCGCGGGTGGGATACCTCGGTGAAACAGCGCCCCGACGAGACGTTCTTCATCATCGGCAAGCGCGGCGACGGGAAGCGCGGTGTCCTATACGTGTTCCCGACGGTCGAATCGCACGTCAAAGAAAAGCACATGAAGCAGTTCGTCGGGTTCTGCCGGAAGAAGGGAATCGACGTGGGTGTCGTTGCGACGCAGGGCGCGTACGCCGATCCGAGCCGGCAGATAGCTGAATCGAAGGGGATCCACCTCTTAGACCGCGAGACACTCGCTGGAACCGTCAAGGAGGGTGGATTCGAAGACATCCTCGCCGAATACACCGGCGGCAGTGGTGGTCCCATCGGTGCAGTCCTCGCAACCCTTCAGTCGTACGGTGTCCCCGTTCCCGATACGCTCCCGTTCGATCTCCCGTCGTTCGACACGCAAGACATCATCGCTCGTCTGCCAATTGGCGACGACGCAGACGCATCCGGCGAAGGTGAGTCGGTGGGTGAGCCACAGCAAGGCGGCTTTGACAGTAGCACCGACGGTGACGGAGACAGCGAGTCATCGCTCCCCGGCCCGTTGACGAGCATCCCCCGACCGAACATCGTTCTCCCGGTGGCGCTTTTGCTCCTCATCGTCTTCTTGGTCGGGTCAGCTGTCGGTCCGACCCTCGGTCTTCCGGTCATCGGGGGTGGAAGTGGGGGCACGAGTGGAGATGCGGTGTCCGTCTCCGCGCTCTCGACCGCCGGGGCGAATGCGACGGCCGAAGTGCGGTGGAACTCGCGGACGACGAAGACGCTGACTGTGAACGGAACAACGTACACGGCCCCGGAAAACGAGACGTTCGTCCTCGTCAGGATGAACGTGACCAACCACAACGAGTCGCCGATGTCGTTCGGTCAGTCGTCGCTGGCGCTGGAAGTCGCCGGTGAACGGTACGGCTACCAGCCGCTGAACGGCACGACCGGATTCGCGGAGGGCGGCCTGTTCGCACCGAACGACCCCAGAGAAGTGTGGCTCGCGTTCACCGTCCCGAAGGACGCGACGAGCGGAACACTCGTCCTCAGAGACGCCGACCTAGCGGTTCGGTTCGTCCACGACAGCAGTATCGAACCCGAGGCGACGGAGCCATCGCCGTAA
- a CDS encoding NfeD family protein — protein sequence MLRSPLTAFLQPTIPPDLLPYMLIVAGIGVSLAEALAPGAHLIVLGVALLAAGLIGLLLGPSLAGPIVLGVLVLVFGALALYGYREFDLYGGKGSGKTSDSASLKGRTARVTERVTPTQGEVKLDEGGGFNPYYAARSVSGEIPEGSEVMVVDPGGGNVITVESFEGTLDDIDRELARGRSNDGEGRSSSDDEDGETVTDDSETETEQAKD from the coding sequence ATGCTACGGTCGCCGCTCACGGCGTTCCTGCAACCGACTATTCCGCCGGACTTACTCCCGTACATGCTCATCGTTGCGGGAATCGGTGTTTCGCTTGCAGAAGCGTTAGCACCGGGCGCGCATCTCATCGTTCTCGGCGTTGCGCTGTTAGCAGCAGGACTGATCGGACTGCTCCTCGGGCCGTCACTTGCAGGCCCTATCGTCCTGGGCGTTCTCGTACTCGTGTTCGGTGCACTCGCACTGTACGGCTACCGCGAATTCGACCTGTACGGCGGGAAAGGAAGCGGAAAGACGAGCGATTCGGCGTCGCTCAAAGGCCGAACCGCCCGCGTCACAGAACGCGTCACACCGACGCAGGGAGAGGTCAAACTCGACGAGGGGGGCGGATTTAACCCGTACTACGCCGCCCGGTCGGTCAGCGGCGAGATTCCGGAGGGAAGCGAGGTGATGGTCGTTGATCCGGGTGGCGGTAACGTCATCACCGTCGAATCCTTCGAAGGAACGCTCGACGACATTGACAGAGAACTCGCACGAGGGCGGTCGAACGACGGTGAGGGGCGGTCGAGCAGTGACGACGAAGATGGGGAGACAGTGACTGACGACAGCGAGACGGAGACCGAACAAGCCAAAGACTAG
- a CDS encoding SPFH domain-containing protein, translating into MDPVVLQAGTLGAYMVGLLVLLLAVVTVYQMVEIVDAYEKKALTVFGEYRKLLEPGINFIPPFVSRTYAFDMRTQTLDVPRQEAITRDNSPVTADAVVYIKVMDARKAFLEVDDYKKAVSNLAQTTLRAVLGDMELDDTLNKRQEINARIRKELDEPTDEWGVRVESVEVREVNPSQDVQQAMEQQTSAERRRRAMILEAQGERRSAVEQAEGEKQSNIIRAQGEKQSQILEAQGDAISTVLRAKSAESMGERAIIEKGMETLEHIGQGESTTFVLPQELTSLVGRYGRQLTDSDVQEQAGLDSLDFDEETRELIGLDDIEEILGQIDEAAEMNVEELEQEAQAIKEGADPDIKSPDEVVAEADAEDKSSIKEADEVVAEADGESNGSADGTSDEERETEKEV; encoded by the coding sequence CTGGACCCCGTTGTATTACAGGCAGGCACACTCGGCGCATACATGGTCGGGTTACTCGTCCTGCTGCTCGCGGTTGTGACCGTCTATCAGATGGTCGAAATCGTGGATGCATACGAAAAGAAGGCACTCACCGTCTTCGGTGAGTACCGCAAACTGCTCGAACCGGGTATCAACTTCATCCCGCCGTTCGTCTCACGGACGTACGCGTTCGACATGCGGACGCAGACACTCGACGTGCCTCGACAGGAAGCGATTACCCGAGACAACTCGCCTGTCACCGCCGACGCCGTCGTCTACATCAAGGTGATGGACGCCCGCAAGGCGTTCCTCGAAGTTGACGACTACAAAAAGGCCGTCTCGAATCTCGCGCAGACGACGCTCCGTGCCGTGCTCGGTGACATGGAACTCGACGACACGCTGAACAAGCGACAGGAGATTAACGCCCGGATCCGGAAGGAACTGGACGAACCCACGGACGAGTGGGGTGTTCGCGTCGAGAGCGTCGAAGTCCGCGAGGTCAACCCCTCCCAAGACGTCCAGCAGGCGATGGAGCAGCAGACCTCCGCGGAACGTCGCCGCCGTGCGATGATCCTCGAAGCGCAGGGTGAACGGCGCTCTGCCGTCGAACAGGCCGAAGGTGAAAAGCAGTCGAACATCATCCGCGCACAGGGTGAAAAGCAGAGCCAGATCCTCGAAGCGCAGGGTGACGCGATTTCGACCGTTCTCCGTGCGAAATCCGCCGAATCGATGGGCGAGCGCGCCATCATCGAGAAAGGAATGGAGACGCTCGAACACATCGGCCAGGGCGAATCCACGACGTTCGTCCTCCCGCAGGAACTCACCAGTCTCGTCGGTCGGTACGGCCGACAGCTCACTGATTCGGACGTGCAGGAGCAGGCTGGACTCGACAGTCTCGACTTCGATGAGGAGACGCGCGAACTCATCGGCCTAGACGACATCGAAGAGATTCTCGGCCAGATCGACGAGGCGGCCGAGATGAACGTCGAAGAACTCGAACAGGAGGCGCAAGCGATCAAAGAAGGCGCAGATCCCGACATCAAGAGCCCGGACGAAGTCGTCGCGGAAGCTGATGCCGAGGACAAATCCAGCATCAAGGAAGCCGACGAAGTAGTCGCTGAAGCCGACGGTGAATCAAACGGTTCAGCGGACGGAACCAGCGACGAAGAGCGGGAAACAGAAAAAGAAGTGTAG
- a CDS encoding winged helix-turn-helix transcriptional regulator — MTDRGVDEEKRATLRRFAALGAATPFVGIGSAETDDDAESGSDTRDAIVGYIASTPGAHFSKVRDDLQLGTGETQYHLRRLVEDDIVEYRRDGDYKRFFSAGRFTDFEQTALGYLRRSTARGMLVALLRDPDATGSELAAALDVSRATVSNYARKLDEVGLLSRDDGYAIAQPETVITLLVRYADSFGPDAAALADDAADLIQYDP; from the coding sequence ATGACGGATAGAGGCGTGGACGAAGAGAAACGCGCGACGCTCCGCCGGTTCGCCGCACTCGGCGCGGCGACACCGTTCGTCGGCATCGGATCGGCCGAGACGGACGACGACGCCGAATCGGGGAGTGACACGCGCGACGCCATCGTCGGCTACATCGCCTCGACGCCGGGCGCACACTTCTCGAAAGTTCGAGACGACTTACAACTCGGCACTGGCGAGACACAGTACCACCTGCGCCGTCTTGTCGAAGACGACATCGTCGAGTACCGCAGAGACGGCGACTACAAGCGGTTCTTTTCGGCCGGACGATTCACCGACTTCGAGCAGACGGCACTCGGCTATCTCCGTCGCAGCACCGCGCGCGGAATGCTCGTTGCACTCCTGAGGGACCCCGACGCCACCGGGTCCGAACTCGCCGCAGCGTTGGATGTCTCCCGCGCGACAGTGAGTAACTACGCGCGAAAGCTCGACGAAGTGGGTCTTCTCTCACGTGACGACGGATACGCTATCGCCCAACCGGAGACGGTTATCACGCTCTTAGTCCGCTACGCCGACTCGTTCGGCCCCGACGCTGCTGCACTCGCAGACGACGCCGCGGATCTCATTCAGTACGATCCCTGA
- a CDS encoding DUF7123 family protein: protein MSATASNAAPTTDLSEKQRNILQYLRTNAPEQTYFKSRLIAQELGLSAKEVGANMRAIIDGEFDVTIEKWGYSSGTTWKVTV from the coding sequence ATGAGCGCCACCGCCTCGAACGCCGCACCGACCACCGACCTCTCGGAGAAACAACGGAACATCCTCCAGTATCTCCGGACGAACGCACCGGAACAAACGTACTTCAAATCACGCCTCATCGCCCAAGAACTCGGCCTGTCGGCGAAAGAAGTCGGCGCGAACATGCGCGCTATCATCGACGGCGAGTTCGACGTTACCATCGAGAAGTGGGGATACTCCTCGGGAACGACGTGGAAGGTCACCGTCTAA
- a CDS encoding flippase-like domain-containing protein, with the protein MGRPTAEQSAAVAVSVVLPAYNEANTIEDTVETTLQTLSSFLPAGTFEVIVAEDGCDDRTPELAEQMAADDSRIRHFHSDDRLGRGGALEHAFAAADGDTLVYFDTDLATDMDHLEELVERVRSGEYDVATGSRWMPGNVADRPAKRGVPSRGYNLLVRTFLDSSLRDHQCGFKAFSREVFEDLREDVEDNHWFWDTEMLVRAQRAGYRVDEFPVRWTPKGDTKVDLVRDVFGMGSQILRTWWQLMVRPRITRRVTLVAGGVLTILALLLMTQYINFEQVLEKMGNADPVLVGVATLIYALSWPLRGLRYRDILSELGFHEKASFLTGAVFISQTGNLVFPARLGDFIRAYVVKARRGIPYASGFASLAAERVFDLLTITALAGIVLIGYTATGQTAELAQTVVGAKGAEQVAVLVAIVVALAAIVAVVTIVASARSDSNIAGSLVRRASSDSYAEFVAGIVERFVGDLQSVAGTRRGFVRISVSSLAIWTLDVVTAMLVLAAFEPGLATVELVSVSFFAVSVGNLAKVLPLSPGGVGLYEGAFTLLVIGLTPVGYQVAIGAAILDHAVKNIVTVIGGYGSMIGLNVSLTTAVEESREVREAREEAAELD; encoded by the coding sequence ATGGGTCGCCCGACCGCCGAGCAGTCGGCAGCGGTAGCAGTCAGCGTTGTCCTCCCCGCCTACAACGAAGCAAACACTATCGAAGACACCGTAGAGACGACGCTCCAAACGCTCTCGTCGTTCCTCCCGGCGGGCACCTTCGAGGTCATCGTGGCCGAAGACGGCTGCGACGACCGAACGCCTGAATTGGCCGAGCAGATGGCTGCCGACGACAGCCGGATCCGACACTTCCACAGCGATGACCGTCTCGGCCGCGGTGGCGCGCTCGAACACGCCTTCGCGGCCGCCGACGGCGACACGTTGGTCTACTTCGACACCGACCTCGCCACGGATATGGATCACCTCGAAGAGTTGGTCGAACGCGTCCGCTCGGGCGAATACGACGTTGCGACCGGGTCGCGGTGGATGCCCGGAAACGTCGCCGACCGCCCCGCAAAACGCGGCGTTCCGAGTCGCGGATACAACCTCCTCGTCCGGACGTTTCTCGATTCGTCACTCCGCGACCACCAGTGCGGGTTCAAGGCGTTCAGCCGCGAGGTGTTCGAGGATCTGCGCGAGGATGTCGAGGACAACCACTGGTTCTGGGACACCGAGATGCTCGTGCGCGCCCAACGCGCGGGCTACCGCGTTGACGAGTTCCCGGTTCGGTGGACGCCGAAAGGAGACACGAAGGTAGATTTGGTCCGCGACGTGTTCGGGATGGGGAGTCAGATACTCCGAACGTGGTGGCAACTGATGGTTCGTCCGCGCATCACTCGCCGTGTCACACTCGTCGCTGGCGGGGTGCTCACAATCCTCGCGTTGCTGTTGATGACGCAATATATCAACTTCGAACAGGTCCTCGAAAAGATGGGGAACGCCGATCCCGTCCTCGTCGGTGTGGCGACGCTCATCTACGCTCTCTCGTGGCCGCTTCGGGGACTCCGCTACCGGGACATCCTCTCGGAGTTGGGCTTTCACGAGAAGGCGAGTTTCCTCACCGGTGCGGTGTTTATCAGTCAGACAGGGAATCTCGTCTTCCCGGCACGTCTCGGTGACTTCATCCGTGCGTATGTGGTGAAAGCTCGCCGAGGCATTCCCTACGCCTCCGGATTCGCCTCATTGGCGGCAGAACGCGTGTTCGACCTCCTGACGATCACCGCACTCGCCGGAATCGTCCTCATCGGCTACACCGCCACCGGCCAAACGGCCGAACTCGCACAGACCGTCGTCGGTGCCAAAGGGGCCGAACAAGTGGCCGTGCTCGTCGCCATCGTCGTTGCACTCGCCGCCATCGTCGCCGTCGTCACCATCGTTGCCTCCGCGCGGTCCGACAGCAACATCGCCGGGTCGTTAGTTCGCCGGGCGAGTTCAGACTCCTACGCGGAGTTCGTCGCCGGTATCGTCGAACGGTTCGTCGGCGACTTACAGTCCGTCGCGGGGACGCGCCGCGGGTTCGTCCGGATCAGCGTCTCAAGCCTGGCCATCTGGACGCTCGACGTGGTGACCGCGATGCTGGTCCTCGCGGCGTTCGAACCGGGACTCGCCACTGTCGAACTCGTCTCGGTGAGTTTCTTCGCCGTCAGCGTCGGCAACTTGGCGAAAGTGCTGCCACTCTCACCCGGTGGCGTCGGCCTGTACGAGGGCGCGTTCACGCTCCTCGTCATCGGTCTGACACCGGTCGGGTACCAAGTCGCCATCGGTGCGGCCATCCTCGACCACGCCGTAAAGAACATCGTCACCGTCATCGGCGGCTACGGCTCGATGATCGGTCTGAACGTCTCGCTGACGACGGCGGTCGAAGAGTCACGAGAGGTCCGAGAGGCGCGTGAGGAAGCCGCAGAACTGGATTAA
- the yjjX gene encoding inosine/xanthosine triphosphatase, with the protein MRIAVGSGNPVKRDATARVFSEASVVAEPVPSGVAEQPTGHDETRTGAENRAAACLGIGPYDLGVGIEGGVARFEGGSDPFLVMWAAVTDGDRWGRGSGPSLRLPDAVADRIAAGEELGPVMDDVLGTEDVAKKQGAAGAFTGGRLTRTDALESAVVSAAAPFLSDLY; encoded by the coding sequence ATGAGAATCGCAGTCGGGAGCGGGAACCCGGTCAAACGCGATGCGACGGCGAGAGTCTTCTCTGAGGCGTCTGTCGTCGCCGAACCGGTCCCGTCGGGTGTCGCAGAGCAACCGACCGGCCACGATGAGACCCGAACCGGTGCGGAGAATCGCGCGGCGGCCTGTCTCGGCATCGGCCCGTACGACCTCGGCGTTGGCATCGAGGGCGGCGTCGCACGGTTCGAGGGCGGATCGGACCCATTTCTCGTGATGTGGGCCGCAGTGACCGACGGTGACCGCTGGGGCCGCGGTTCGGGACCGAGCCTTCGCCTCCCGGACGCCGTCGCCGACCGCATCGCGGCAGGCGAGGAACTCGGACCGGTGATGGACGACGTACTCGGAACCGAGGACGTAGCGAAGAAACAGGGTGCCGCGGGCGCGTTCACCGGTGGGCGACTCACCCGAACCGATGCTCTCGAATCAGCCGTCGTCTCGGCCGCTGCACCGTTCCTCAGCGATCTCTACTGA